GAAACAATAATAAGAAACTGACACATGTcccaaagaataaaaaaaaataatatcgaTTAATACTTTTTTCTTCCTTCTCTACTTTTAGCCTCTTCGTCTCTCTCATCAGAGACCCCACACTACGCTCCTCCCTCCGGCGATTCGGTTTATtttccttctcctcctcctccggtaAGTCCTTCGccattttctctttctctttctaggGTTTTTGAAATCACTACTTACTTGTTCGATCGATTTCAAGCTCCGCGATAGATTCGACGGGTTCCTAATTCGAAAATGTGGTCGAAGCTTCCTTTCGTCTAGGGTTTTGATTTCATTACACGCAAAGAACCAACCTTCTTTATAGATTGAGCTAGAGGTTAACAGATTCGCTATTGTTGTAGATCTATAAACTCTCTTTTGTTCCTGCCTTTTAGTtacatggaaaaaaaaaaagagaaaaagtttAGCTTTTGATTTTTGTGTGGTTTTGTAGGTGTTCTTTTAAGTGTGTGTGTTGATCTCTCAAACAGTGTTTTCAGATGGGAGACTCAGAAAGCGCGCAGCCACCTTCTAAAAAGAGAGGTGCTTTGAAGCAGCTCTCTCGTGAGAATCCAGATGATGATACTGCTGAACTTGAGAGTGGGACTTTCAAGAAAGCCAGCGATGAGGTTTTGGCTAGTAGGAGAATCGTTAGAATCAAGCGCAAAGAGCCTTCTGCTGCACCTCCCGCAGCAACAACCAATCCCTTTGCTGGAATTCAACTGCTccctactactactactactactactgcACCTGCTTTTACCACTGTGGCTGAGTCTAAGTTGACTCCAGCTGAAGCTGTAGTTGAGGACAATCAAAAGACTAATGATACTGAAGAGGACGGTGAAGAAGTTGAGAGTAAGAAGATTGATGATGTCAAAGAATCTGCTGAGGATGATAATGAGCGTGGAAAGACATCTGCTGACCAAACTACGGTCCAAGGAACAGACCGAACTGAGGATCTTCCTGAGAAGGAATCAGGTGGTGATCAGACTGAGGGAAAAGCAAAAGAAGGTGAAGCAGCAGACAAGAACGGCTCTTTGAGTTCGTTCCAACAGCATTCAAGCATCAAAAACGCATTCACCGGTCTCGCCACTACAGACTCTTCCGGTCCTAAGTTCTCGTTTGGTGATGGTTCTGGAGCTCCCTTTGGTTTAGGCCTTTCAAACAGCAACAGCCCTTCTTCTCTTTTCGGTGCATCCCTTACCAAGAAGAGTGAAAGCAGTAGTGGGTTTCCTCCAAAGCAAGAGGTTTCAGTAGAAACAGGAGAAGAGAACGAGGAAGCTGCCTTCTCAGCTGATTCGATCATGTTTGAATATCTTGATGGAGGATGGAGAGAGCGTGGCAAAGGAGAAGTCAAAGTTAACGTCTCAAGCAACGGTGACAAAGCTAGGCTGGTTATGAGAGCTAAAGGGAACTACAGGTTGATCTTAAACGCGAGTCTCTACCCTGAAATGAAACTTGCGAGCATGGACAAGAAAGGAATCACATTCGCCTGTGTGAATAGTGAAGGCAGAGATGGTCTCTCTACGTTTGCGCTCAAGTTCAAAGACCCAACGATCGTGGAAGAGTTTCGTGTAGCTGTTGACAAGCATAAGGGTAGTAAACCAATTGAAACAGCTGCTCCATTGAAGACACCTGAGAACTCTCCTACACCTACAGATGCTTGAAGAAAGGTAAAGAAACATGTAGAAACACTTCTCGTTACCTTTATGTCTTTTGCTTTGTTACGTTCGGGTAGTTGAATTTCGAGGCAGAGAAAATTAGAGATTTGAAGAaggctgttgttgttgtttcttttctacAGTTGTTGAGACTTTGTGGGTTACCTTGAGACTTATATTTGCTTCTTAATCTCTTTATATGAACCGTTTGTATGCCTCCTTATACCTGTGTTTGATCCTGTTTTGTAAGGTCGTTCTTGAGAGTAGGAGAGATAGGTTTTACAACTTGACCGGACTAGACCGAAACAGACCAGCCACCTACACTGCTAAAATCAGTGCGAGATAATATAGGCCTATTCATATGTCACTTACTATTAGTGGGCCTAGGCCCAAGGTTACTGGAATGTGACCTGCAAATTCTCTTACTCGTAACTTGTAAGCCCAATGTtggtaattaataatttttgtcATCCGATCCCTTGAGAGAAATGATAGTATACATTGTTGGAAAACAAATATTTGCCTAAGGATATATActtatacataaatttaattaCGAAAGAGATTAAGTTTtgttgttgaataatattaatagttcaataaaagataataatgtacaaaaaatgtttataaagtTCATAAATCTGAATCCGAATCTATTTAggttaatatttatattgattgacatttataaaaacaaatttagttAGATTTTgatacagtttttttttgcttaactgttaatatcatataaatgaaAACGTTTACAAAAGCATTTCATAAACTAAACTTTGCAAGCATggcaaaaatagagaaaaaacaTCTCA
This Brassica napus cultivar Da-Ae chromosome C6, Da-Ae, whole genome shotgun sequence DNA region includes the following protein-coding sequences:
- the LOC106406380 gene encoding nuclear pore complex protein NUP50A: MGDSESAQPPSKKRGALKQLSRENPDDDTAELESGTFKKASDEVLASRRIVRIKRKEPSAAPPAATTNPFAGIQLLPTTTTTTTAPAFTTVAESKLTPAEAVVEDNQKTNDTEEDGEEVESKKIDDVKESAEDDNERGKTSADQTTVQGTDRTEDLPEKESGGDQTEGKAKEGEAADKNGSLSSFQQHSSIKNAFTGLATTDSSGPKFSFGDGSGAPFGLGLSNSNSPSSLFGASLTKKSESSSGFPPKQEVSVETGEENEEAAFSADSIMFEYLDGGWRERGKGEVKVNVSSNGDKARLVMRAKGNYRLILNASLYPEMKLASMDKKGITFACVNSEGRDGLSTFALKFKDPTIVEEFRVAVDKHKGSKPIETAAPLKTPENSPTPTDA